A single region of the Vicia villosa cultivar HV-30 ecotype Madison, WI linkage group LG4, Vvil1.0, whole genome shotgun sequence genome encodes:
- the LOC131594171 gene encoding uncharacterized protein LOC131594171 produces MMQGSLRNGSKGGKSSTIERKLALQQDVDSLKKKLKHEKSINMALERAFNRPLGVLPRLPPYLPPYILALLAEVAVLEEEIVRLEEKVVHFRQGLYQEAVYMSSCKTRLESSSPRPNNSNTTTTMDSSKLDELKSLSQTVDDSEETSSYRPIIENIQGKENQSCNDSFKRRLQPSKIMSKSPIKNLHVDNKLLHKKAHSPKKKQEPKVKDQQVAELRHPSLHQMPTEADSPNVISENILKCLSSILSRMSSLKNSGFTGDISSPLWTRKPRNCVERTEFWDPYGICLDFGKRDIGPYKHLCAIDAKSFNAKRTANTLFLLHRLKLLFRKLATVNMENLNHQEKLAFWINTYNSCMMNAFIENGIPESPEMAVAMMRKAKIDVGGHVLSATTIEHFILRLPYHYKFTFSKGAKNHEMIARSIYGLELSEPLVTFALSCGTWSSPAVRIYTASHVENELEVAKREYLQATVGISTTKFAIPKLLDWYLQNFAKDLESLMDWICLQLPSELGKEAIKLLEMRKTEPLSQFVQIMPYEFSFRYLLCT; encoded by the exons ATGATGCAAGGAAGCTTGAGAAATGGTAGTAAAGGTGGAAAATCTTCAACCATTGAAAGAAAGTTGGCATTGCAACAAGAT GTGGATAGTTTGAAGAAGAAGCTTAAGCATGAGAAGAGCATTAACATGGCATTGGAGAGAGCTTTCAATAGACCTTTAGGAGTTTTACCTCGTCTTCCTCCTTATCTACCTCCTTAT ATACTAGCACTTCTTGCTGAAGTGGCAGTTTTGGAAGAGGAAATTGTTAGGCTTGAAGAGAAAGTTGTGCATTTCAGGCAAGGTTTGTATCAAGAAGCTGTTTACATGTCATCTTGTAAGACCAGATTGGAGAGTTCCTCGCCTCGACCGAATAATtcgaacacaacaacaacaatggatAGTTCTAAATTAGATGAATTGAAGTCTCTTTCACAAACAGttgatgattctgaagaaacatcTAGTTATAGGCCTATCATAG AGAATATACAAGGAAAAGAGAATCAATCCTGCAATGATTCTTTTAAGAGAAGGCTTCAACCGTCGAAAATAATGAGTAAATCTCCAATTAAAAATCTTCATGTTGACAATAAGTTATTGCATAAAAAAGCGCATTCTCCGAAAAAGAAG CAAGAACCAAAGGTAAAGGACCAGCAAGTAGCAGAACTAAGACATCCTAGTCTACACCAAATGCCAACAGAAGCTGACAGTCCAAATGTGATTTCTGAAAATATTCTAAAGTGCTTATCAAGCATTCTCTCGAGGATGAGTTCTTTGAAGAATTCAGGTTTTACTGGCGACATATCATCACCCTTATGGACTCGAAAACCTCGAAACTGTGTGGAAAGAACAGAGTTCTGGGATCCGTATGGTATCTGTCTGGATTTTGGAAAGAGGGATATTGGTCCCTACAAGCATTTATGTGCAATTGATGCTAAATCTTTCAATGCAAAAAGAACTGCAAATACTTTGTTTTTACTACACCGGTTGAA ACTTCTTTTTAGGAAACTAGCCACTGTCAACATGGAAAATCTCAACCATCAGGAGAAGCTTGCTTTCTGGATCAACACCTATAACTCGTGTATGATGAAT GCATTCATAGAGAACGGTATACCAGAGAGTCCTGAAATGGCTGTTGCAATGATGCGGAAG GCGAAAATAGATGTGGGTGGACACGTACTAAGCGCAACAACGATAGAACATTTCATTTTAAGACTTCCTTATCACTACAAATTT ACGTTTTCGAAGGGAGCGAAAAATCATGAAATGATAGCAAGAAGCATTTATGGATTGGAACTATCCGAACCTCTAGTGACATTTGCTCTCTCTTGTGGAACTTGGTCCTCTCCTGCT GTGAGAATTTACACAGCATCCCATGTGGAGAATGAACTGGAAGTGGCCAAAAGAGAATACTTACAAGCAACTGTTGGAATTTCAACAACCAAATTTGCCATCCCAAAGCTTCTGGATTGGTATTTACAGAACTTTGCAAAAGACTTGGAATCTTTGATGGATTGGATCTGCCTTCAGTTACCAAGTGAACTTGGAAAAGAAGCTATTAAATTACTTGAGATGAGAAAAACTGAACCCCTCTCACAATTTGTACAAATCATGCCTTATGAGTTCAGCTTTAGATACTTGCTTTGCACATAA